The Planctomycetota bacterium region CGATGCTGTGGCCGGTGACCGACTTCGTGGCCGAGATGGCCACGCGGCGCGCATGGTCGCCGAAGACGTCCTTGATCGCCTTCGTCTCCGCCGCGTCGTTGGCCGTGGTGGACGTGCCGTGGGCGTTGATGTAGTGGACGTCGCTGGGCGCGATGGCGGCGTCGCGGAGCGCCAGCGTCATGGCGGCGGCGGCGTCGTTGCCCGAGGGGTCGGGCATCACCATGTGGTGGGCGCCCGAGTTGGCGCCGTAGCCGATCACCTCGGCATAGATGCGCGCGCCGCGCCGGCGCGCGTGCTCGAGTTCCTCCAGGATGAGCGAGGCCCCGCCCTCGGCCAGCACGAACCCGTCGCGCTCGCGGTCGAACGGGCGGCTCGCCTTCTCGGGGGCGTCGTTGCGCTTCGAGAGCACCTTCAGCGCCGCATAGGCGCCGAAGGTGAAATACGTGAGCGGGGCCTCCGCGCCCCCGGTCACCACCACATCGCACTCGCCATACTGCACCTTCCGCAGCGACTCGCCGATGGCGTGGCTCGACGAGGCGCAGGCCGTGGAGATCACGACATTGGGCCCCAGCAGGCCGTTCTGTATCGCGACATGCGAGGCCACGGCGTTGGGGCTGATCCGCGGCACGCACAGCGGGTTGAGCCGGTGCGCGCCCCTCTCGTAGGCCGCGATCATCTGCTCCTCGTGGAAGATCACGCCGCCCAGCCCCGAGCCGAATACGCACCCGATGCGGCCGCGGTCCTCGCGGGCCAGTTCCAGGCCGCTGTCGGCGATCGCCATCTGTGTGGCGGCCAGGCCCAGGTGCACGTAGCGGTCCACCCGTCGCGCCACGATGGGCGGCATATACGCCAGCGGGTCCAGCCCCGCCACCTGCCCCGCCACTCTGGACTCGTAGAGCGACGCGTCGAATACGCTGATCGCGCGGACGCCGGACTGGCCCGCCAGCGTGGCCCGCCAGAACTCGTCGGTGCCGATGCCATTGGGGGCGACCACGCCCAGGCCCGTCACGACCACTCGCCGCTTGCTCATCCTCGCCTGCTCCCAATATGCAGCCCGCCCCGCGCCGACACGGGCCGCAACCACGTCGGTATGCCTGATCGGGGAACCAATCGCCAGAGGGGCCACATGGCGCGCCGGCCCTGCTGCGCCCACGACGCGCGCCCTCTACAGGTTATCACAAGCGCCTGCCATTTTCAACGGCTTTTCCGCCCGCCATGCCCTTCGATCGCAGTTGGCTGCCCAGGCCGGGAGTTGGAGGCTCAGGGGCGACGTCGCGCGGGGGGACTTCGGATGGCGAATCAGCCCTCAGGCCGGGGAGATAGGCTTCCCTGGCAGGAAGGGCCCAGGACGCGTCGGGCGACGGCCCGTCGTGCAGAGGGCGAGAGGCCGCGCTACTCCTCCTTCTTGGGCGCCTCATTGCGGAAAGCGTCGCGCACCGCCTGGCGGAACCCCTCGCGGAACGTAGGGTCGGCCAGGTAGTCGTTGAGCGTGCCCTCCTTGCGCAGCTTCTCGATGAGGGCGTGGAGCTCGGGCTGGGTCTTCGGGAAGGTGATGGCGGGCAACGCCCCCTTCACGGGAGCCTCGGCCTTGGCGGGCGGCTCGACCGCCTTTGGGGCCGGCGCCGGCCCAACGGGGGCAACGGCCTTGGGGGCCGGCGCAGCGGGCGCCGCAGGGGCAACCGGCGCAGCAGGCGCCGCGGGGGCCGCCGGCGTCGCCGAGACGATGTCGGGGCCCTTCGGCTCCTCGGCACCCTTGGGTGGGGCAGGAATGGCGCCCTGGGTGTCCTGGAGGTACTTGTGGCCGTCGGCCTCCTCGGCGGCGAACTTGGTGGGGAGGCCGGCGTCGGCGTTCTTGACGATGCGCTCGATGGTCTCGCGGGGGATGGTCTTCTCGCCCTGGTGGGTGAGGATAGTGACGGCGGCCTGGCCCGCGGCCAGGATGGTGCCGCTGATCCGGGTACCGTCGCGGAGCACCACGGCGTCGGTGTCGAGGAGCACGAGGGCGCCTTCGCCGCCTTCGTCCTCCTCGCCTTCGGCGCCCTTGGCCTTGCCCGGAGCGCCCTTGAGGGCGCCTTTCGGGGCCGTCTTGGGCGTGCCTTTGGGGGCCTGCTTGGGCGCCACAGCGGGCGCGCCCTTCGGGGCGCCTCCCTTGGCGGCACCGCCCTTGGCGCCCGGGGCATTCGCACCGGGCACTTTGCGGACCGGTGCCTCCTCCTCCTGCGCCCGGACGCTGAACACGACGAGCGCGATGCCCAGCAGAAGGCCGGCGGCTCCTGCGACGAGTTGTTTCATCTGCGTTGGCTCCTGGGCTGCGGGGGATGGGCAGCGGCTTCGAGCTGGCGGACCTCGGAGGGCCTCAGCTTCCGGCACGCACCTTCCTTGAGCAGGGGGTCGCGGATGGGACCGATGGCTACGCGCTGGAGGTCGGACACCGGGTGGCCGACCTTGGCTAGCACGCGGCGTATCTGGCGGTTGATGCCCTGGCGGAGTTCGACCTCCAGCTCGGTCGCCTCCTTGCGGCGGCGGCAGACCCGGACGCGCGAGAGCGACGTGCGGCCCTCCGAGAGGTAGACGCCGCGTTGAACCTTCTCGACGTCCTCGGGGCTCATAGCCCCGCGCACCCACACGCGGTAGAGCTTGGGCACCTCGTGGCTCGGATGGGTGAGGCGCTGGGTGAGGGCGCCATCGTTGGTCAGCAGGATCAGCCCGCGGCTGTCGGCGTCCAGGCGTCCGATGGTGTAGAGGCGGCGATGGTCGCCGCCGGGCACCAGGTCAATGGCGCGGGCGCGTCCTTCACGGCCGTCCGACGTGCAGACCACGCCGCGCGGCTTGTTGAGCAGGTAGTAGGCCGGCGCCTCCTGCCGCACGCGCACGCCGTCACAGCGGATGTCCGCCTCCGACGGGTCCACCTTGTGCCCCAGGTCGGTCACCGGCGCGCCATTCACGGTCACGCGGCCCTGCGCGATCAGCTCGTCGCAGGCGCGGCGCGAGCCGAAGCCTGCGTGAGCCAACAGCTTGTTGAGACGTTCAAGGGACATGTCCGCGCGCCTCTCTGCTCCGGGGCTGATCTTACAGGATTGCGCCGTGGTTTTCAAGGCCACTGCGCGAGCCGGCTGGACGCAATGCGGAACGCTTGCCGGCGTCGGGCCGGTCCCGCGGCACATAAGAGGCGGGGGCCCCGTTTGACTCTGCCGGCGTGTGCGAATAGGATGGCGCACATCCCCGCTGAAGCCCCGCGACCGAACAGGGAGACACCATGCCGCATCTGCCCGCCGATATCCATATGCATTCCAAGCTCTGCGGACACGCCGTCGGCGAGATTGACGACTATGTCGAGCGGGCGATTGAGCTGGCCCTGGAAGCAGTCGGTTTCTCCTTCCACCTTCCAATCACCATTCCAGTGCCGTACAAGGTCAACGTGTCCCGGGAGGAACTCGACTTTCTGGCAACCGAGATCGACCGCCTGAGAGCCAAGTACGGGAGGTCCATTCCGATCCTCTTCGGGGGCGAGGCCGACTACCTTCCCGACCGCGTGGACGAGGCGGCGGAACTGGCCCAGGCCTACCCCTTCGACTTCCTCATCGGCTCGGTGCACTTCATCGGAGACTGGGCCTTCGACCATCCCGCCAGTGTCGAGCGATTCGCCGACTGGGAGCGCCGCCACCTCTACGAGGCGCACTTCGCCCTCGTGCGCGAGGCCATGGCCACGGGCATCTTCGACATCATGGGCCACGTGGACCTCGTCAAGAAGTTCGGCCATCGCCTCGAGGGGGACTGGTCGGACCTCATCCATGAGGTGTGCGACACGGCGCGGCGCCACAACGTCTGCGTGGAGATCAACACGGCGGGCTTCGACAAGCCGGCCGGCGAGCAGTATGCCTCGGCCGACTTCCTCCGAGCGTGTGCGGAGCTGGGCGTGCCCGTCACCTTCGGCTCGGACGCCCACGCCCCGCAGGAGGTCGGCCGGCATTTCGCCCGCGCGGTGGCCCTGGCGCGCGCCGCGGGCCACACCCACTACGCCGTGTTCGCCGGGAGGCAGCGTTCGCTCCGCCCCATCAGCGCAGAAGGCTGAGGCGCAGCGGTTGGGCCGAGACAAGCTCGCCCCGGCCGCACGGCGGGCGTTCGAGGCCCCGGCAGTTCACGTGGCAGAGCGCCGTGCAGCCCTCCACGGGCGCGAACCTCCCCCCGAGCGTCTTCGCGCAGAATGGCAGCGCATGGCCTTCGCAGTTCGGGAGTCCGGAGCTATCCGTCTCGGAGGCGGCGTTCTCCTGACACGTCGCATAGGTCATCCCCGCCGCTTCGCATAGCGAGCGCAACTGCCGGTGCAGGGCCAGGCGCGTGGGCCGACGCAGCAGGTACCCCACCGAGGTCCCCGAGCGGTCGAACACATAGTCTTGTCGCATCGCCATCGCCGCCGCCGGATCGCGCGGAGCCACCAGGGCGGCGAGGCGGTCGAGAGATGCCTGCCCCTGTCCACGCCCCGGCGCCGCCGCGAGCCGGCCCGTGGAGCAGATCACATGCGTGCAACCCACGGCTGCGAACCGACGCAGGAGGGCATCGGCCTGGTCCAGCCAGTGCGGCCCGTACAGGGCCTCCCAGGCGTGCGGCAGCAGGGGGTCGAGCCGAACGGCTGTCTTCACTCCCGCTGCGGAGAGCTGGCGAACGCTCGCCATTCGCTCCGCGAAGGAAGGGGCGTGGGGCGAGAGCAGACCGAGGACCTCGGGCGGGCCCTCGATGGTCGTCGCGACGACGCAGTTCCTGTGTGACGCGAAGCCTGGCACATCGAGCAGAAACGTGGCATCGCCTTTCGTCACGATGAGGACGCTCACGCCGCGCGCGACCAGCAGTCGGACGAGGCGCGCCGTCTCACGCCGCACCTCGGCCACGGCCTGGCAAGGGTCGGTGGTGTTCGAGATGGAGACGGGAGGGCAGAGGCTGATCCGGTCGAGGTCCCGCTCCACCAGCTCGGGCAGGTTCGCGTACACCTCGAGCACGTCTCCGCTTGGCCGTGCGAAGACGGCGTCGCGCGCGTAGCAGTACACGCATCGGTGGATGCAGTGGCTTGCGCCCGGGGGCGTGACGTTCACAATCCAGCTATGGATGCACTTGCGTTGCGGGCATGCGTAGGGGAAATCGTGGAAGGTGGAGGATTTCCTGCGGACGAGCCGGACGTTCATTCCCGCTCCGCTCAGAGCCTCGTCCACGTTTTCTTGAACTCCCGCGTGCTCAGGAGCGCCACGTAGTCGTGCTGGCCCGTGCGCTGGCAGAGCTCCTGGATGATCGCTTCGCAATCGCCCTGGCTCTGCCCGTGAATCATGGCGTAGACGTTATACGGCCACTCCGGGCTGGCGGCTCGTTCGTAGCAGTGGGTGATGGCGGCCACGCGCACCGCCTCGCGGGCGAACTCCTCCACCTGCTCGGGCGGCACGCGCCAGACGCACATCACGTTGGCCACGACGCCGGCATTGCGGTGTGCGATCGAGGCGCCCAGACGCCGCACCTCGCCTCGGGCGAGCATGCCCCGCAACCGCTCCAGCAGCGCCTCGGCGGCGAGGCCCAGCCGCCCCGCCACCTCGGCGTACGGCTCGGCTACGATCGGCAGCCCGTCCTGAAGGGCCGAGATGATCCGGCGGTCCAGCTCATCCATCGTTCCCCTCCTCCGGGAAGGTGAACCGGACGCCGATCTTGAACTTCCGCAGCACCGGCAGCACGACCACAGGGAGGCGCGTGGCTTTCTCCACGGCGCCGATCGCCGCCGCGAGCGCGTCGGGGGAGTCGGCGGTGAGGGTGAACCAGAGGTTGTAGGGACACGTGCCGTGGATCGGCGCCCGCTCGTAGTTGTGGGTCACGCGCTCGATCTGGGAGACCGTGGCGGCGACCGCCTCCACGCGCCCCTCGGGCAC contains the following coding sequences:
- the fabF gene encoding beta-ketoacyl-ACP synthase II; its protein translation is MSKRRVVVTGLGVVAPNGIGTDEFWRATLAGQSGVRAISVFDASLYESRVAGQVAGLDPLAYMPPIVARRVDRYVHLGLAATQMAIADSGLELAREDRGRIGCVFGSGLGGVIFHEEQMIAAYERGAHRLNPLCVPRISPNAVASHVAIQNGLLGPNVVISTACASSSHAIGESLRKVQYGECDVVVTGGAEAPLTYFTFGAYAALKVLSKRNDAPEKASRPFDRERDGFVLAEGGASLILEELEHARRRGARIYAEVIGYGANSGAHHMVMPDPSGNDAAAAMTLALRDAAIAPSDVHYINAHGTSTTANDAAETKAIKDVFGDHARRVAISATKSVTGHSIGAAGAIEAVACCLTIRDQVIHPTANLENPDPECDLDYVPNQAREQRVRIVLSNSFGFGNTNACLLFSQFTA
- a CDS encoding pseudouridine synthase, whose translation is MSLERLNKLLAHAGFGSRRACDELIAQGRVTVNGAPVTDLGHKVDPSEADIRCDGVRVRQEAPAYYLLNKPRGVVCTSDGREGRARAIDLVPGGDHRRLYTIGRLDADSRGLILLTNDGALTQRLTHPSHEVPKLYRVWVRGAMSPEDVEKVQRGVYLSEGRTSLSRVRVCRRRKEATELEVELRQGINRQIRRVLAKVGHPVSDLQRVAIGPIRDPLLKEGACRKLRPSEVRQLEAAAHPPQPRSQRR
- a CDS encoding histidinol-phosphatase HisJ family protein; the protein is MPHLPADIHMHSKLCGHAVGEIDDYVERAIELALEAVGFSFHLPITIPVPYKVNVSREELDFLATEIDRLRAKYGRSIPILFGGEADYLPDRVDEAAELAQAYPFDFLIGSVHFIGDWAFDHPASVERFADWERRHLYEAHFALVREAMATGIFDIMGHVDLVKKFGHRLEGDWSDLIHEVCDTARRHNVCVEINTAGFDKPAGEQYASADFLRACAELGVPVTFGSDAHAPQEVGRHFARAVALARAAGHTHYAVFAGRQRSLRPISAEG
- a CDS encoding AsnC family transcriptional regulator is translated as MDELDRRIISALQDGLPIVAEPYAEVAGRLGLAAEALLERLRGMLARGEVRRLGASIAHRNAGVVANVMCVWRVPPEQVEEFAREAVRVAAITHCYERAASPEWPYNVYAMIHGQSQGDCEAIIQELCQRTGQHDYVALLSTREFKKTWTRL
- a CDS encoding AsnC family transcriptional regulator is translated as MALRRQPAAKCEVIVDDTDRRLLNRIQGDFPLVPRPFARLGEELGLPENEVIRRVAALCEAELIRRIGPVLDPARVGRLGALAAMTVPEGRVEAVAATVSQIERVTHNYERAPIHGTCPYNLWFTLTADSPDALAAAIGAVEKATRLPVVVLPVLRKFKIGVRFTFPEEGNDG